Part of the Vitis vinifera cultivar Pinot Noir 40024 chromosome 13, ASM3070453v1 genome is shown below.
aaaagaTACGTGAATCGAACGTTTTAGACGGTCAAAGATATCCGacaattttttcataaagtaAATAGGAAAAGATCATGTGacttgtaaaaaaataattcatcacTACTAGGAGTCTAGGACACAATGTGCACAATGCATATAATGCCAATTGTCTCTTCTGCCCTTggatttgtaaaaaaaaaaaaaattcccatttttgcaattaaaaataaaaataaaaacaaaaatatttcaaaaagatGATATTAGAAATCCGACGAGGAATTAATTCACACAACCACCATAACATCTTTCGTTTCCACTAATTCCTAGGCAAGTGAAATACCCAAGGAGGACATGGCAGCAAAGGCATCTCAGCCACAGGATTAAAAGGCGAAACCATGAGGGGCCCAGTTCTGATTGGGCCTTGACCGAGTTCGGGTCCACCAAAAGTCCATGGCCATGCTTTGCGGTCCAATGCTTAGAAATCACTCAACTCCCTCTGAATTTAATGTAATTCACAAGCTGATGTTGGATAGGCTGGGAGCCACTTATTTTTAAGTGGCTATCGTGTACGGATCCGTAAAGCCACTCGTTTGATCCAAGCCCGTACGCATATACCTCCACGTTTGGGCCTCACAACCCATCCAACTGGTGGCCCAATTGTGGCCGTACGAGGGTCCTCTAATAATACGGGTCGATTCTTCTAATCATTCGATGGGCTAGGCCCTCCTTTGGATAAAGATCGTGTGGTCCGAAAACTTGGCCCAATGATTGATGGGAGTGGGCCTATGATCGAGTGGTAGATATTATACTTAAAATGATAAACATAGTAGAACAAATTGGGTTGTGTAGAAGTGAAGTGGGTGGGCAATTTGGCAACACATGTTGCCTATCTTTCACTATGCATATCTTCCTAGCTATTTGGGCTATAAATCATTTGAATGGGGTCAAATGATTGTGCATTTGGGCCTCAATGGTGGAGCCCAATTCAAATGGATGGTGCTTGTCGCCCAAGCCCTTATGCCACATGCCTTTTTTTGGTGGAACGTCCCCTAGGTGGCTCATTGTTGGTGGGAGATTCTTTGTTTGGTATgtatcttttttattctttttcttgcctcttttcaatttctaagaaggaaaaaacaaaggcACGTGAACATGGGGCAAGTTTGGATAGGATTCCAACTTCAATTATATGCCTCTTTGTCATCGCTCATGCCATTCTTGAATATTTCGATATTTGCTTAAAATGAAACTTAGATTGCCTCTCAATATTcgctattaaaaaaaaatgccataCTTAGTATAATTTGGAAATTGGTAGATaatttggttctcaaaaaatattaatatttatatataaagaaaaataattttttcatatttgataggACGTccaatgaaatatataaaagaaaatcacatataattaaaaacttatttatttttaaattatttaatctttatatcaataaattaaaataagtttaaagtaatacataaaaataatttattaatttttagcctattttttttctttactttttctttcattttacttttcttttgtattttcttttactagtatttttcctcaaaatttttgagaaccaaacataatcttaacaTAATATTATTTGGCAATTGTTAGGCAATTTATCATTTAGTGAGTAACAAAAGTGAATgcaaaatatttaagattatatcataatttttttgatattgAAGTGATTATCAAACTAAACCTTAAATAATcctataaaaataagattaaataagtaaatgtcTAAATTAAAATACTATTATACAGAAACCTCTTATATAAAACGTGAATGAACATTTATatcctaaaatttattttatatttaacttaaaattttaatctaatattaaattattatatataaggataaattgaaattattttatttaatttcaattttaacttaaaattttaatatttaaattgtttaattaaaattatgtgaGAGGGACACATCTCACACCCATTGATTAGACCTTCTAATCTTGTCATGTCAATTTCACAATCGGTGCACTGTGTGGATATCCTTTGATTGTGCCACCACGTAGAGGAGGAAATGGAGTGGACCTGTGAGATGGACTAAGCACCAACCCATGAATCAAAAGCATGTTTTAGCACATCATCATATCCATTGGTGATTTAAGCAGTAGATTGCCGCTATTGCTATTATAATGGATTCCAAATTGGTGTCGATTGATGGATTTTTGTCTTGTCTAGAGACTTAGGCGTTTCATctccaaatttttttgaattagaCTATAGatctctttttatttccttatagaTTGATGTATATCCGATCTTGGTACGTTATCTCTATGATTTACTTTGATTCCCGATTGATGCAATCCTTTGTCGTAACAAAACTAAATTTATAACTTGATTTACTTATATTAAAGTAAGTTTTGTCtaataaaaaatgctttttaataaaagttataaTAGTATAGCGGTTTTAGGTGTTATTCATTATGAtaacacattttttataattaagacctgaatgaatgaaaaaaatatgaatatgatCTAATGAATGGATTGACAATTCATTATGAATGAAATTGATGATGTGTTCGAGTTGAgaagaaaaattcaatataaaacaatcaaatgttaaaaaaaatattaacatgaAAAAAACCTTCAAAATTAGGATTTTTCAAAGAACAATATATGTGataaatagatgttgagatctactattcatcaagttagattaaaaatacaaattctcatctaaactgattttttatttaacattaaatctaaatttgatttttttcttcagattatAGGACTTAATCCAAATGATCAGTTCAAACAATgtatttaattaatcttaaatcGTCTTccaataattcataaaatacaactattcaattttattaaatctaactttaaaaatataatgaatctATCTAGTTTGCATTTGTTAAAATAGAttccttaaaagtatgacatgatgtaacaaatttgtatttattaattataataaaattcttGTTTCTCATTTTATATCTATCATATTtaatgtattatactttataagcattttggtttgatatcttttgtattgtaCATAAATTGAGTGTATTACAAATTGCACGAAAGATATAAGTTATGAGTTCGCAAATAGATGATTTATTCACAATTGGTTTATGGACTTAGACAATCTATTTGAAATTGTAATGCACTATCTCTTAATTTGAAGGATGATTGGTCTTAGTCATCAGAATGAGTTTTCCATTGTGAGTACACTAATATGTATAGTTACATATTAGACAAGACGTACCCTAAGTCATAACATAAGACTTACACTAAGTCATAACATAAGACTATTAATTAGTCATGATTTCGCCAAATTGCTATTTTGTATAGTTTCTtaaccttgagaaaatattgagtttgtgaCAAAATTTGCTATCACTTTAAGTTAGAGTGATACCCTAAGGTGGTCATGTATTCTTCATGGATTAGGTCATCGTTGATGGAAGTTGATGACAACatatattatcaataaaggcaccatgatatctcatggagaTTGAAAGAGTGTGTCTTATTGAATGATCCTAAGAAAGTGTATTAAGGAAATCTATGAACGTAGTAGTTCTTTAATtagaacttgacataagctttTCATGAGTTAGAGTATATCAATTAATCACATAACATAAGGTTTTAAGACTCAAGAATTGTAAATGTAATATGAGAtgttgatagttttcaccttattagattacaaatAATAATTCATAAGAAACATGtatatagtggatagtaggcCATGAATCCAAGCACTtatgtctcattgtaatatatattagatattGGAGTATAGTGGATTTTCTGCAGTaaaatgttgagtcaatttcaaaattagattatgagggaaTCAATATTAATCCCTACTTGAATTTATATTCCTTGATAGCACAGTATATGAGAGATGATAGAGTTATTTATTCACTTGTGttcataagggcattttggtaaatatgCTAGTTGCATGAGAGTTGGTGAATGATCTATTTGaattaggctaattaattaattaattaaaacccaATAAAGCTAAtttaagtgacctaagctcaCAATGAACTCAAGTCATTTAAACGCACTAgaagcttataaataccctTCTTGAGGGTTAGGGGTTTAGTTTTGCTTCATGTTCACTAGTCATCAACCCTTCTGGAGGATTTCACCATTCTAGTGCTAATATTCAAGGGGAAAGTTGTCGTAACGGAAAATTAGTGGGCTTATGAGATCTACTATGATTAGCTATGGATTTGACATTCATCTTTATCAAAAGAATAAGATCTGTGAACATTTAGATCTAGGTAAGCACTTTTGTATCACTGTTCTATAGATCCTTAAAAGTTTTTTTGATATCTATGCTTTTGTTACCAGGATTTAGAGAGCCTTAGAAAGTATTGCATGCACCTAATTGGACTTGGGATAGATAATGGAGTAATCTAAAAATTTCCTACAACATTGTAGTAATCATTTAAgacaatttaaaaagaaaaattctcataattcaatcaatcaatcaattagatCAAAATAACTTGTCAAATCAAACTtcatttccttatatcattgcCAGAGATCAACCTTcattcgaaaaaaaaaaatctagtcaCTTATACTTGGAGATTTGGGCACAAGACATGTTCAAatagtgagaaaatgaaagaaaaatggaaatttctattagaaagagaaaaatattctAAAGAAATATGAGAAGAAGTCTCCAAAAGTCTCCAAAATttctgtgaaaccaaggtttggttaattttgattttgataataacaaaacaaggtttaaaactaatgatcatatttcaagtgtgattaggcaagacaacttccaaagtggcaatccaaagacaaatcaagtcaatgagaaatcatgaagaagaagaccacctcaaagagaagagtttttcaagaccaaagcttcttaggatctctttgtaaggttgttggtgcactaggactttcatgcatttcattatttatttatgcaccaaaatcatccaagagtaatattgttttaaatatcttaaaaattggatgatttcatgttttcaactaaaaccttgtgttaaatgattttcaaacttgtgttaaaaggttttaagttgaaaaaggttgagtgtcgagccaaaaaaatggcttaACTGGTTCAACCGGTctaccggttgtgctcgtccggtccaagaccggttgagggaggccaaaaactttctctctctcccagtggccttctcttcccggtcaagattgaacctcaaccggttgaggtccagtcgaggtccggttgaggtccgattgaggcccaacggtcacttttcctaacggctagtcaaccggtcgacccctagctcgaccggtcgaacccccaatggctagtatgacttttttcttctataaaaagactCCAAACTTCATTGTTTGATAAGcaaaaccttcccaaatctttcttgattatatttgaaccttggaaaagtatttttgagtgcaccattattccaaaacttgcatatctttagtgcaccattcaatcctaatttttcttgtatctttgaacctaaagttctattactaggattttgagagatcattatttgtatatctttgtgaggaattttctcaagtgaggggtatcacttgagaggttgttcaagagagggatatctcttgaagaaATGTAAAAGAtgtttggagccaaaagtctaagagggtgaattggaaccataatccaattgtaaagagattggaagcttggttgaaacttcaagatagtggaaccctcactcggttaggaggttgaggagagtggacgtaggcaagaaagtgttgaaccactataaactctcgtgtttgtactctctcttccctaactcttttaaattatatgcaattgtgtttattttgtttattatatatttgcatataattatctcttatttttgcatagtttaaatttgtgaaaaagagatcATCACCTTATTTACCCCCTCCCtcctagggtgattaccatagtttggattagcctcaaatttataacaatttccaagagttttttttttccactagaTTCCAATTCatatttataattcaaacaAATGAAAGACACTTGACATCATTTCATTGAGCTTTCAAAATcttccaatttaaaaaatcttaGATTTTGTGCCAAAACAACAATTTTGCGTGAGGACTAACATTTTCATATGAACATTCGAAAGATAAAGTTGGTTAGCAAAAGTAATTGAAACACCCTCGGGACTAGTTGGTATGTATGTGCAAAATTTCGAATGTTCATGTAAAATCACTTTTCAACTTGATAGATTTTTTATGCATTCAAGGAAGGCATACATTTTATATAgagaagaaatatatttcatagtcattgttttatttttacacATTATACGGTTCTAAGGTTTTATGTTTTAGATAATAGGTTCAAgtagagaagaaagaaaaaaaatcaagtcatTAGAGCCATTTTTGTTTTGACTGAtcttttgatgaaaattggcTTAAGTGAGATTGTAGATCTTAGTTTGAGAGTTTTaggatatttatttttaatcttatagTTTGCCCTAAAATTGttaaagaggaagataattaATGCATTAATTTAGGTTGACAttaatttttctccaaataatGGTTCAAaactagggatggcaatggggtgGGTTTTTTCGAGTACCCGCCCTACCCCACCCCTAATGGGATagggttcaattttaataaacaggtttgagaattttttttttaacccggGGCGGGTTCAGGTATTGCCCCGTCCCgccccaattatatataaaattaatttttaaaattaatttaatttaatttttattttactatttttaatatatagataataataaaatatttttaataaaataagtcataaaatataataatttaattatttataaaatatatttattttaatataattaaaaaatttaaaagtaatttaaaaaaattaaaattaaaaaaaaaaaaaaaagttaaactggGCGGGGCGAGCGGGGtgggtatgagaatttatcataccTATCCCAtcccgccccgtttaattttttaagtgagacggggatgagaattattttaaataaacggggcggggttgggatgggggcaaCCCGTCTCGAACtcgccccgttgccatccctattCAAAACGCTATCAGCTAGACTTGCATATGTTAAATTTGAGTTAAAAATTCCCTGAAGAAAGCTCAATTAAATGTTTGAGTTGAAGATTCTATAGGGAAAGGTCAAGTAAGTACATATCCAATATGAATTTAGGACAAAGTAATGACATAGTAAATTACACATTTTAATCATAACTGAGCTTGAAAGGCAAGTAATGGAGACTTGAAAGCAATGAATGCATTCTAAGCCTTCAAGTTTTACAATTAAATTATGGATTCAACTCTCTTAAACTCATGGCTTTAAACATCTTCTTAGATTATGGTTCCAAGCATCCTTTACAACAagtcttttcaaaataaagtcTTCAAACTCTTCCCTTTAAATTATGGTTCCAAAGCACTCTTACAAGATatagaaatgaagaaaagatttCTAGTTTACAATGTTTACTCAAAGGGAATACAACGAATTTAGGGTCACATGGCGCACTAAGATAAAATGTGAGTTTGAAAGCAAGTGCATTCTAACAAAACACTCTAAAGactcaaataatatttaaaaataatttagaaaattttcccCATCAATATAAAAAGTTTGGAGTTTCTAAATGTGGAAGCCTAAATTAGCTATTAGATACGATGTAGGTACAATCAATTGACTAACTAGTCGATCAGCTTCTAGCCATCGAGGTTACCGTTCCCTAATTACCTCAACTAGTTCTTAACTAGCCTCAACCAATTGAAAGTCTACACCAATTAAAACAAGGTTCTACCAATTGTGAACATTTTTCCTTTACTCAACTGGTTGAGTCAGTTCATCGTACCTTCATAATTATACTAAAAATTTTGGGCTAATAGCTCCTCATCCTTTAAAAAACTTTCTAAAAGATTTTGACCAtattaagatttaattttttactcaattcaatttttcatccaatttataaaaaaaattgaaaacaatttaacACTTGAATTATGTTAGATACTTAAGTAAGAATGAAATGTATAATCCTAATGCACCAATAACCTTACAAAGTGAACCTTCTTGATCTTTGTGATTGCTATTTGAAAATCTTCTTGTTTAATCACACTTAGAATAAACCATtagtttcaaaatattattttgttatcatcaacaTCAAGACTAATCAAACcatagttttatatatataaggattctttttaaaattatgagagTCTATTAGGTCTAAAGTGTACACTATCTACATGGTTAAAAGTGGATCGTTACACTTACGGActtatgttatatatatttaaattataaaatttgacGTAATAAATAAAGATGTAGGACAAATGGCATATTATAACATACACCctctttaattttatcattttcaagTGTTATGGTTTAAAATTATGGTATTGATTACTCACTCAACAAGTATCATAGTACATCAATACCAAAGATAtctattagttaaaaatttttaaaaatttattcgtCTTAAACATTACAAGATACACAAACTCAAAAGCAAGAATTAAAATGggaaagtaaaattttattctatttttattataatattccaatcattttttttttatatatatataaaaaaatcatctatTTCTTAAACTAAGAAAACATAGAAGATTGGACAATTATAGAAGAGAatccaatttattttaaattggtttgatttatttttttcatgtaattaaatacaaaattagtaataatataatattaaattaaaataggaaagtaaaattttattctatttttattataatattccagtcctttttttttttcaagtgtaTTAgttattacattattttataaaaagaaaacgaGGAAAGAAGCTTCCAGAAGGGAGTTATGATTGAGAATATGACAAAATTGCCCATCGAGTCAGAACCTTTGACAAAACTTCCCAAAGTCAAATATCACCAACTTTCCTATAAATTGAACTTCTCACCAGTCATCGTCACCATGCTTCCTCGTCATTTGCAACAATGGCTAAGCTGCTCCTCTTCACGGCGGCTCTGCTACTCTGCGCAGTGTGCGCAATGTCCGCCAATCGCTGTCCGGACTGCGGCACCACTCCGGTGCCCTACCCGCTCAGCACCGGAGCCGACTGCGGCGACCAAGAGTACAAGATTCGGTTCGATGAGGGCAAACTCATATTCGATTCAGTCAACTCCTCCTACTCCATCGCATTCATCAGTCCTGAAACACAACGGTTAGTGATCCGGCCGGCAAGCTTCGCCGGTGACACCTGCATCACCACTGATTTCCCCAAACAGGGAATCCAGCTTAACAATAGCCTTCCCTTCAACGTCACCAGCAGCAACACCATCATGTTCCTCAACTGTACCGAATCACTTTTTCGGTCGCCGTTGAACTGCTCCTCAATCAGCCTCTGCCACACTTACATCAACGGCACACAGGACGCAGCAGCGTGCGTGGACGCGCCTATCTGCTGTACGTTTAAGGCGGGTGGCTCTACGACGGCGTATTCGATTCGGGTTCGCGAATCGGGTTGCAGTGCTTACCAGAGTTTCGTGAACCTGGACCCGAATGCTCCATTGGACCGTTGGCCAGAACCGGGCGTGGAGCTCCAGTGGGTGTCACCTAGGGAACCGGTTTGTAGGTCCCAAGCTGACTGCACTGAGGGGATGAACTCCACTTGTGGGCCGGACCCAGCAACGACTGGGGTGAGCCGGTGCTTTTGCAAATCAGGACTTTCGTGGGATTCCATCGCCGGATTATGCGCATAGAGTTGAGTTTTATAAGAAATGATTTCTCAATTTTGTgcacatttcaaataaaatttactcttaatttttccaaaaaaaaaaaaaaatcatattaattttcTACGAATGTGTTGTAAGAGAATCAATTTTGACTTAAACCAAATATTTAGCCTAGctctaaatatattttcttataattgaGAAGATGTGatgtgtaaaaaaaatatttaacctCATCTTAACAATCTCTTGAATATTTCTAGAAATTTGAATTGAGGTCTTATGAAAATTTACAATCCGATGTAACATATCACGAAGATTATTCAAAGATGATATGGTTACATGTATACATAAGGAGATGAATTTTGGGTCCATTCCGATGAATTAGAATTCCTAGATGATTTCTAAGGGCTCTCAACTTTTTTTACTAACCCTCGACCGTTATATTCTATACAAAGTATGAAGATGTATAGAGCTTTAATTTATGACTTCTTTAGttaactctttatttttttattttgtggtgTAGGGACTAAAGGGAATTAAATAATTCTCAAAAGtgaatcttttaaaaaaatcattaatcaATACCTTTGAAATTTCCTTTCAAATTATCATATCATATTCTTTCAAAGTTTCtacttttccaaattttattttttcttctcctatttAGGGCTAATGTTTGCCAACGATATCGGAGGGGCGATGTAGTGCCCCCATTTTGCTTCTGAGGGGATTTGAACCTCAAACCAAAAGGTTTGAGATACACTCCACTTACCATCCGAGCAAAATTGCCCTTGTTATATATTGTGCACTAAATTTATATGCacttaaactcattatataaagaaaatattaaaagaatattttaaagagcaaattaattataattattttataattaaatgcaaaattttcttttaattgattaccaaaaatataaaaattatgtaattttcttcataatgtttttaatatcattaataattaattaaatattaaaaaattatatatatatatatatatatatatatatatatatatatatatatatatcataatttattttatattgtttaatacaattgaattaaatggatcataattttaatattaatatatatatatatatatatatatatatatatatatatatatatatatatatattttaaaattagacatattataatcaaatatcataatattagatgtaatttaataataaatgtacacttataaaattcatatttttatcgatgcatacgatattattatcaaatatgataaatcatgttatacatatatcaaatttttcaataaaataactttaaaatgtctattatacttctaattatattattatgagattttccttacattttcatgagtttttaacaattttatgcttatcgatatttttttccaaaatatccgctgatatatctccgatatatccataaaatcgaagtatcgatatatccgtgattatcgatattttcatccttgggtcTAAGTTTACCTTGCTTTATGGCCCACTTAATTTGCTCCAGTTTCAAAACTTGGTCAAGCTTTGGAATAGACATGTTAAGATAAAATCCTTGAAAAAATTACATGACTTAACAAAATAAGTttccattaataaatttatttattatgattttttattttcaatttatatcATTGATTGCATTACTTGTTGTCTAAGCATTCACGCTCGTATTACTTGTATTGTATATGATTTGGATACATCAAGAGTTGCATAAAATATCTAAATCATAAGTTCTTTGCAAAATGATAAGTTGATCACAATCGATTTATAAAATTAGATAATCCATTATAGAATGTAGTGCATTATCTCCTAATTGAGgagatgacttgtcttgatcATCAAGATTATTTCCTATGGTGGACACACTATtgtgtatgattacacattgaATAAGACCTATGGTTGATCATGACCTTAACTATTGGGTTGTCGTAATTCACCGAGCTATTATTGTTTATGAGCTTTTGACTTTAAGAGAATATTAAACTAATGTTAAAGTCTTTAATGACTTTAACCTATGAATGAGACCAAGGTAGACTTATATTCCATATGGATTGGATCATTATTGatcaaaacaaatgaaaataaatattctcaatatAAACACCATGACATCTCATGCGATTGAGACATAATGTCTTCTTGAATGATCCAAAAGATATGTGATAATGAAATATGTGGTCGTAGTAATTCTCTTAAGTGAAATTTAACATATACTCTTAGAGAGTTAAGAGTatattaatttatcatataataAGAAGATCTAAGACTTAAAGATTATtgaggtaatcttgagaggttaaTAGCATTCACAGTTCATGTTAAGCTcttaaaaataagacatgatataataaaatcaaacttGATTGTCCCCCTGATGTCCCTTTTATACATTAACATTGATTTGACCTTTAGTTAAccacaaatttgttttttttttctcgttttCACAAGCTAACCACATAGCCATATCATGAATAACATCACGCATCTTCAaatctttttctcattttgggaATGTGGAGCTCTAATAAACATGTACGTAGTACACTTGCGATAATTTATGCTCCTTGATTTC
Proteins encoded:
- the LOC104881161 gene encoding wall-associated receptor kinase-like 20, which encodes MAKLLLFTAALLLCAVCAMSANRCPDCGTTPVPYPLSTGADCGDQEYKIRFDEGKLIFDSVNSSYSIAFISPETQRLVIRPASFAGDTCITTDFPKQGIQLNNSLPFNVTSSNTIMFLNCTESLFRSPLNCSSISLCHTYINGTQDAAACVDAPICCTFKAGGSTTAYSIRVRESGCSAYQSFVNLDPNAPLDRWPEPGVELQWVSPREPVCRSQADCTEGMNSTCGPDPATTGVSRCFCKSGLSWDSIAGLCA